In Zhaonella formicivorans, one DNA window encodes the following:
- a CDS encoding SymE family type I addiction module toxin, with protein sequence MKRRKLKVYEAPGCTARNIPCIRLQGRWLENLGFKVGDSIDVSEEGGRLVIELLKVAGDTARYVPNKIIKRKKT encoded by the coding sequence AAGGTTTATGAGGCTCCGGGCTGTACAGCAAGGAATATTCCCTGCATCAGACTGCAGGGGAGATGGCTGGAAAACTTGGGGTTTAAGGTCGGAGACAGCATAGACGTTAGCGAAGAGGGAGGGCGGCTCGTCATTGAATTATTAAAGGTTGCCGGGGATACTGCCAGATATGTACCAAACAAGATTATTAAACGGAAGAAAACGTAA
- a CDS encoding recombinase family protein, protein MKKVTTIAAKTREEIQGRPQEARLRVCAYCRVSSNSNEQMESFETQVNYYTKYINSRPEWEFANVYADGGISGTGREQRTEFNRMLKD, encoded by the coding sequence ATGAAGAAGGTTACAACAATAGCGGCCAAAACGAGGGAAGAAATACAAGGCAGGCCGCAAGAAGCAAGGCTTAGGGTTTGCGCCTACTGCAGGGTCAGCTCAAATTCCAATGAGCAAATGGAATCCTTCGAAACACAGGTGAATTATTACACTAAATACATTAACAGCAGGCCGGAGTGGGAGTTTGCTAATGTTTATGCGGATGGTGGCATTTCCGGGACAGGCAGGGAGCAGCGCACAGAGTTTAACAGGATGCTAAAAGACTAA
- a CDS encoding DUF5348 domain-containing protein: MLKQGKLLYSSQKDRWEIHGIDDEPFSLHCGECFEIKVGETFLPCRIEIDRDWVLYFANSMFYLHPASRYSVRGV, encoded by the coding sequence ATGCTAAAACAAGGTAAACTATTATACTCTAGCCAAAAGGACCGTTGGGAGATCCATGGAATAGACGACGAACCTTTCTCTCTACACTGTGGGGAATGCTTTGAGATTAAGGTTGGGGAAACATTCTTGCCTTGTCGTATTGAAATAGATAGGGATTGGGTATTGTACTTTGCTAACTCTATGTTTTATCTGCATCCGGCATCAAGGTACAGTGTAAGAGGGGTTTAG
- a CDS encoding ExeA family protein, with amino-acid sequence MYRAFYSLSRKPFTKEIETKHLFPSKSFTELMARLNYLKDSRGIGVVVGEPGAGKTSVLRNFALSLNPSLYKVIYFPLSTGTVMDFYRGLCYGLGEEPTFRKVDLFKQIQEGVTSLFYEKKITPVFILDEMQLSNNKFLNDLSILFNFTMDSDNPFILVLAGLPYLLDRLALSHNQSLNQRIIMRYKVTPLDKEEVKNYILHHLELAGAKFEIFSPQAVEAIATRSRGWPRLINNLATNCLLYGCQKRLECIDEEAVIKSAQEAGL; translated from the coding sequence ATGTATAGAGCATTTTACTCTCTAAGCAGAAAACCATTTACCAAAGAAATTGAGACAAAGCACCTTTTTCCCTCTAAAAGCTTTACTGAATTAATGGCACGGCTTAATTACCTTAAAGATTCAAGGGGCATTGGGGTGGTAGTGGGTGAGCCTGGTGCCGGTAAAACTTCTGTCCTCAGAAACTTTGCTTTAAGCTTAAATCCCTCACTTTACAAAGTTATTTATTTTCCTTTGTCTACAGGTACGGTGATGGATTTTTACCGGGGACTGTGCTATGGGCTAGGTGAAGAACCTACCTTTAGAAAAGTTGATCTATTTAAGCAAATTCAAGAGGGAGTAACCAGCCTATTTTATGAAAAAAAGATAACTCCTGTATTTATTCTAGATGAAATGCAGTTATCTAACAACAAGTTTCTAAATGACTTAAGCATCCTGTTTAATTTTACAATGGATTCGGATAATCCGTTTATTTTGGTATTGGCGGGATTGCCTTATCTACTGGATCGTTTAGCTTTATCCCATAATCAGTCGTTAAATCAGCGTATTATCATGCGTTACAAGGTCACACCCTTAGATAAAGAAGAGGTGAAAAACTATATCTTACATCACCTGGAGTTAGCAGGTGCTAAATTTGAAATATTTTCTCCACAAGCAGTGGAGGCTATTGCCACCCGTTCTAGGGGATGGCCAAGACTCATCAACAATTTAGCTACTAACTGCCTGCTTTATGGGTGCCAGAAAAGACTTGAATGTATTGATGAAGAGGCGGTAATTAAATCTGCTCAGGAAGCAGGTCTTTAA
- a CDS encoding DUF6431 domain-containing protein, with protein sequence MQILYDFKISMTKYIKLGIENHFPAFEVCPSCKAKVKLKRHGFYWRYIHLIKKAVKVPVCRYFCPSCCKTISLLPIFLLPYYQLPLRVIMKLIQCAASGKQVLLNLKRQHLQFIKKRFMNNLNWIEAFFRDKGYGGYIMQDKKEKAMKLMDLINTAATVETFSQRFHNHFLRAFMAQPNAN encoded by the coding sequence TTGCAAATACTTTACGACTTTAAAATCAGTATGACCAAATACATTAAACTAGGCATAGAGAATCATTTCCCGGCATTTGAAGTATGCCCTAGCTGCAAAGCTAAAGTAAAACTAAAAAGGCATGGCTTTTACTGGAGATATATACACCTCATAAAGAAGGCAGTAAAAGTACCGGTTTGCAGGTATTTCTGCCCCTCCTGCTGTAAAACTATTTCCCTGTTGCCGATCTTCCTATTACCCTACTATCAGCTACCTCTAAGAGTGATTATGAAATTAATCCAATGCGCTGCATCAGGTAAACAGGTTCTTCTAAACCTGAAACGCCAGCATCTACAGTTCATTAAAAAAAGATTTATGAATAACTTAAACTGGATAGAGGCCTTTTTTAGGGATAAGGGTTACGGCGGTTATATTATGCAGGATAAAAAAGAAAAAGCCATGAAGCTCATGGATTTGATTAACACTGCAGCCACAGTGGAAACCTTCAGCCAAAGGTTTCATAATCACTTCCTAAGAGCGTTCATGGCCCAACCAAATGCAAATTAA
- a CDS encoding recombinase family protein has protein sequence MDLIVTKSISRFARNTADCLEAVRFLKSLGVAVYFERENINTQDSESELVLSVLSSIAQEESRSISENIRWSLQKKFRQGKVTVTTKRFLGYDTSESGELVVNPAEAEIVRRIFKEYIAGKSIREIKRGLEGDGIKTVTGLDKWPEGTIRGVLTNEKYYGDAVLQKTYTVDYLTHKKKKNRGEVPLYHVMGNHEPIISKEEFDLVQKLRLKRAAKYGNLPENRERYASQYVFSGRLICGNCGATFKRRTWNSKSKAKQIVWQCSTYIKEGKNQCGMKALDNITLKKVFLRVFNRLYRNKEAILKPFMENVQKVLLDELKSEPVKAIDARIEHITGRMKQLIRLQIKEKIYPEVFQNEYGKLKAELDKLREERNSIGSLDDRREELLKRTEKLYEYLQGMEDMLTEFDDFCFKALVERILVISPTHLKFELKNGLVLEEKFIKKKGIHGLR, from the coding sequence ATAGACCTTATTGTTACCAAATCCATTTCCAGGTTTGCCAGAAATACGGCGGACTGCTTGGAGGCAGTGCGCTTTCTTAAAAGCCTTGGTGTGGCAGTGTATTTTGAAAGGGAAAACATCAATACACAGGATAGCGAAAGCGAGCTTGTTTTAAGCGTACTTTCAAGTATTGCACAGGAGGAGAGCCGCAGCATATCGGAAAACATCCGCTGGTCGCTACAGAAAAAGTTCAGGCAGGGAAAAGTTACGGTAACTACAAAACGCTTTCTTGGCTATGATACCAGTGAAAGCGGAGAATTAGTGGTAAATCCTGCTGAAGCTGAAATTGTAAGAAGGATTTTCAAGGAATATATCGCCGGTAAAAGTATCCGGGAGATTAAAAGAGGGCTTGAAGGTGACGGTATCAAGACGGTTACAGGACTTGACAAGTGGCCGGAAGGAACCATACGGGGTGTTTTAACAAATGAAAAGTATTATGGCGATGCTGTCCTTCAAAAAACCTACACAGTGGATTATTTGACCCATAAAAAGAAAAAGAACAGGGGTGAGGTGCCCCTGTACCATGTGATGGGCAATCATGAGCCAATCATATCTAAAGAAGAATTTGACCTTGTGCAAAAGCTTAGGCTTAAGCGTGCTGCCAAGTACGGAAACCTGCCGGAGAACCGGGAGAGATACGCTAGCCAGTATGTTTTCAGCGGCCGGCTTATTTGTGGCAATTGCGGGGCAACTTTTAAGCGCCGGACATGGAACAGTAAATCGAAAGCCAAACAAATCGTCTGGCAGTGCAGCACCTATATAAAGGAAGGAAAAAATCAATGCGGCATGAAAGCGCTGGATAACATTACACTGAAGAAGGTATTCCTTCGGGTTTTTAACCGGCTTTACAGAAATAAAGAGGCTATTTTAAAGCCCTTTATGGAGAATGTGCAAAAGGTGCTGCTTGATGAGCTAAAGAGCGAGCCTGTAAAAGCTATTGATGCAAGGATTGAGCATATAACAGGGCGGATGAAACAGCTTATCCGCCTGCAAATTAAAGAGAAGATTTACCCCGAGGTATTTCAGAATGAATACGGGAAACTGAAAGCCGAGCTTGATAAATTAAGGGAAGAAAGAAATAGCATCGGCTCACTGGATGACAGGCGCGAGGAGCTCCTGAAACGGACAGAAAAGCTTTATGAATATCTTCAGGGGATGGAGGATATGCTGACGGAATTTGATGACTTTTGTTTTAAAGCATTGGTGGAGCGTATTTTGGTTATATCGCCCACTCATCTTAAATTTGAACTTAAAAACGGACTTGTCCTTGAGGAGAAGTTTATAAAGAAAAAAGGAATTCATGGTCTAAGGTAA
- a CDS encoding recombinase family protein, whose product MRKVVSVIPAKPMQVIKGLPAQAKKRVCAYCRVSTDTEEQLSSYEAQVTYYEDYIKKRPDWEFAGIYADEGITGTNTKNRVEFKRMIDDCMAGRIDLIITKSISRFARNTLDCLKYVRLLKEKGIAVYFEKENIDTLDAKGEVLLTILSSLAQDESRSISENSRWGIVRRFQQGKVRVNHKKFMGYNKDENGELVINEKEAEIVRRVFEEYLKGKSCYKIAEGLEADGILTATGGRKWHESVIKKMLQNEKYAGDALLQKTITVDFLTHKRVINKGHVQQYYVENSHPPIISKETFEMTQQEMERRRKLKGVTDENRSRHSNKYAFSGKIICGDCGSLFRRVRWGQGEKYKKYMWICRNRDEKGPQGCSMKAVDEEKLKKAFVRMVNRQIKDTDKFISRMLGNIEKVFAEKANSVNVAAIDKRLDELREEMERLVKLNVKASLDADIYGEEYARITNEMEELRQQRSAFTQAEFKRKDALLRVREIEKMLRGKEIVKEFD is encoded by the coding sequence ATGCGCAAGGTGGTTTCGGTGATTCCTGCAAAACCCATGCAGGTTATAAAGGGGCTGCCTGCTCAAGCGAAAAAGCGGGTTTGTGCCTATTGCCGCGTGAGTACCGATACGGAAGAACAGCTTTCCAGCTACGAGGCGCAGGTTACCTATTACGAAGACTATATCAAAAAGCGCCCGGATTGGGAGTTTGCAGGGATATATGCCGATGAAGGAATCACAGGGACAAACACAAAAAACCGGGTGGAATTTAAAAGAATGATAGACGACTGCATGGCCGGCAGGATTGACCTGATTATTACAAAGTCAATTTCAAGGTTTGCGAGAAACACTCTGGATTGCCTTAAATATGTGCGGCTCTTAAAGGAGAAGGGTATAGCGGTATATTTTGAAAAGGAAAACATTGATACCCTGGATGCCAAGGGAGAAGTCTTGTTAACTATTTTGAGTTCCCTTGCGCAGGATGAGTCCAGGTCAATCAGCGAAAATTCCAGATGGGGAATTGTGCGCAGGTTCCAGCAGGGCAAGGTCAGGGTTAATCACAAAAAATTCATGGGCTATAACAAGGATGAAAATGGAGAGTTGGTGATAAATGAGAAGGAAGCGGAAATTGTCCGGCGGGTTTTTGAAGAATACCTGAAGGGTAAAAGCTGCTATAAAATTGCAGAAGGCCTTGAAGCAGATGGCATTCTTACAGCGACAGGCGGAAGGAAGTGGCATGAATCGGTTATCAAGAAGATGCTCCAAAACGAGAAATATGCCGGTGATGCACTATTGCAGAAAACGATAACAGTAGATTTCCTCACCCATAAGCGAGTTATTAACAAGGGGCATGTCCAGCAGTATTATGTGGAAAACAGCCATCCGCCGATTATATCAAAGGAAACCTTTGAAATGACACAGCAGGAAATGGAGCGGAGGCGCAAACTGAAAGGCGTTACCGATGAAAACCGCAGTAGGCACAGCAATAAATATGCCTTTTCAGGAAAGATTATTTGCGGTGATTGTGGTTCGCTTTTTAGAAGAGTCCGCTGGGGGCAGGGAGAGAAATATAAAAAATATATGTGGATTTGCAGGAACAGGGATGAAAAGGGGCCGCAAGGCTGCAGCATGAAGGCGGTGGATGAGGAAAAGCTGAAGAAAGCCTTTGTCAGGATGGTCAACCGGCAGATAAAGGATACTGACAAGTTCATTTCAAGAATGCTTGGGAATATTGAAAAAGTTTTTGCCGAGAAGGCCAATTCCGTCAATGTTGCTGCCATTGACAAGCGGCTGGATGAACTTAGGGAGGAAATGGAGCGGCTGGTGAAGCTTAATGTAAAGGCCAGTCTTGACGCGGATATTTACGGCGAGGAATATGCCAGGATAACCAACGAGATGGAGGAGCTCAGGCAGCAACGTTCGGCTTTTACTCAGGCAGAGTTTAAGCGGAAAGATGCTCTTTTGAGGGTTCGGGAGATTGAAAAAATGCTTCGGGGAAAGGAAATTGTGAAGGAGTTTGACTAG
- a CDS encoding PadR family transcriptional regulator: protein MTGFVNKRLFQGFICLHILHHADKEPVYGSWMIEELSEHGYKLSPGTLYPILHNLEKEGLIEHYDENVGGKIRKYYVITEAGKKELIEAKKYLAELVGEIGIAKEDDNV, encoded by the coding sequence ATGACTGGTTTTGTTAACAAGCGGTTGTTTCAAGGTTTTATCTGCTTGCATATTTTGCACCATGCGGACAAAGAGCCTGTTTATGGAAGCTGGATGATTGAGGAATTATCCGAACATGGATATAAATTGAGCCCAGGGACGTTGTATCCTATTCTCCATAACCTTGAAAAAGAAGGTTTGATTGAGCATTATGATGAAAACGTTGGCGGCAAAATCCGTAAATACTATGTTATTACAGAAGCAGGGAAGAAAGAGCTTATTGAAGCCAAGAAATATCTGGCTGAGTTGGTTGGTGAGATTGGAATTGCAAAGGAGGATGACAATGTTTAA
- a CDS encoding ABC transporter ATP-binding protein, with amino-acid sequence MFKFIDVRYKGVLDLPTLYIEKEKITTLVGASGSGKTTILKMLNKMISPTQGRILFNGVDLKEINSVAHRRRVTMLSQSPAMFEGSIRDNLIAGLRFQQREIPSDEVLYQVLEQVKLKKSLESSANTLSGGEKQRLALGRVLILNPDVYLLDEPSSALDDETEEIIIHMVTEHVRRENKTLVMVTHSKAIAEKYSDTIIEISEGRCSSRRCNNERNH; translated from the coding sequence ATGTTTAAATTTATTGATGTAAGATACAAGGGTGTATTAGACCTGCCGACGCTTTATATAGAAAAGGAGAAAATAACAACCCTAGTTGGTGCAAGCGGCAGCGGTAAAACAACAATTTTGAAAATGTTGAATAAAATGATTTCTCCCACGCAGGGCAGGATTTTATTTAATGGTGTGGATTTGAAAGAGATAAATTCTGTTGCTCACCGTAGACGCGTTACCATGCTTTCTCAAAGTCCTGCCATGTTTGAAGGAAGTATCAGGGACAATTTAATTGCAGGGCTAAGGTTTCAGCAAAGAGAAATTCCAAGCGATGAAGTGCTTTATCAGGTTTTAGAGCAGGTTAAGTTAAAAAAGTCGCTTGAAAGTTCAGCAAATACTCTTTCAGGAGGAGAAAAACAAAGGCTTGCTTTAGGCCGGGTGCTGATACTTAACCCAGATGTTTATCTTCTTGACGAACCATCATCTGCGCTGGATGATGAGACGGAAGAAATTATAATTCATATGGTAACAGAGCATGTTAGAAGAGAAAATAAAACTCTTGTAATGGTAACCCATTCAAAAGCAATTGCTGAAAAATACTCCGACACAATAATTGAAATATCGGAAGGCAGATGCTCGAGCAGGAGGTGCAATAATGAACGGAATCATTGA
- a CDS encoding ABC transporter permease, with the protein MNGIIDLTVWQVAFAYLFVLIVLAIVRIRGIKREKEIVISSVRMTLQLVLTGYILVYIFNNPSPFITGGIILLMEAFAVYTVFKKFKGRLSNPLKKVIAFSMSIGTLSCLLYFLFVVVRISPWYDPQYFVPIAGMLIGNSMTGISLGVKSLLEGMTTQKALVEETLILGATPQAATRSIINSTFDAAIMPTINSMVGMGIVFLPGMMTGQILSGTSPTTAIAYQIAIMLGILGAVALTVIIMLQLGYRTFFNKEEQLY; encoded by the coding sequence ATGAACGGAATCATTGATTTAACAGTCTGGCAGGTTGCGTTTGCGTATCTGTTTGTTTTAATCGTGCTTGCAATTGTAAGAATACGGGGAATAAAGAGAGAAAAAGAAATCGTTATATCCTCTGTCAGAATGACTTTGCAGCTTGTTTTGACCGGATATATACTGGTGTATATATTTAACAATCCCAGCCCGTTCATTACCGGAGGAATCATTTTGCTCATGGAGGCCTTTGCAGTTTATACTGTATTTAAAAAATTCAAAGGAAGACTATCAAACCCTTTAAAAAAAGTTATTGCTTTTTCCATGAGCATAGGTACTCTATCGTGTCTTTTATATTTTCTATTTGTCGTAGTGCGGATTTCCCCATGGTATGATCCGCAATATTTTGTGCCAATAGCCGGAATGCTTATTGGCAATTCAATGACGGGGATATCACTTGGCGTTAAATCCCTGCTCGAAGGAATGACAACACAGAAAGCTCTGGTGGAAGAAACACTGATACTTGGAGCAACACCACAGGCTGCAACAAGAAGCATAATCAACAGTACTTTTGATGCAGCTATTATGCCAACCATCAATTCAATGGTTGGAATGGGTATAGTTTTTTTGCCGGGGATGATGACAGGTCAAATTCTTTCCGGCACTTCACCGACAACAGCTATTGCTTATCAAATTGCCATAATGCTTGGAATTCTTGGCGCTGTCGCACTTACTGTTATCATTATGCTGCAGTTGGGCTATCGTACATTCTTCAATAAGGAAGAACAACTATATTAA
- a CDS encoding CGGC domain-containing protein, with translation MKVGLIRCMQTEDMCPATTDFKVMKEKKCAFEGVEGDIEVIGVNTCGGCPGKRAVTRAVEMVKRGADTIVLASCITRGNPIGFACPHSQAMKDAISKKLGDCIRVIDYTH, from the coding sequence ATGAAGGTTGGATTGATAAGATGTATGCAAACAGAGGATATGTGTCCTGCAACAACAGATTTTAAAGTAATGAAGGAAAAGAAATGTGCATTTGAAGGCGTTGAAGGTGATATTGAAGTAATCGGTGTTAATACATGTGGTGGCTGCCCTGGTAAAAGAGCTGTAACAAGGGCCGTAGAAATGGTTAAAAGAGGAGCAGACACAATTGTATTGGCTTCTTGCATTACAAGGGGTAATCCAATAGGATTTGCTTGTCCACATTCACAGGCAATGAAGGATGCAATTTCAAAGAAACTGGGTGATTGTATAAGGGTCATTGACTATACACACTGA
- a CDS encoding UPF0236 family transposase-like protein — translation MEKIIQHLWDKFLLVGENVIEALERKITYPELEIKVKEILNQLGKDILKMVLETQDAYLVEHREERPGWVVERRQEEKHVVTVFGEMSYHRTYFYHKETQSYAHLVDDYAGYSAVGPEPKLQAALWEHIKRSDLEKVMVVLDKAQKLRPERQKAITKTKRYIRGQWDGIEARNRYREEVQGCSAEGHVSHILSARLSKRPGGWSKAGAEQMASLRAAKANGLNIKEIYLAQQKQPVKALQVDAEKLKRAKRTIQRNVAIEMIRNMPILKGPQSPLTKVLRALAATA, via the coding sequence ATGGAAAAGATAATTCAACACTTATGGGATAAATTCCTGCTGGTTGGGGAAAACGTAATTGAGGCTTTAGAGAGAAAAATCACATATCCGGAGTTGGAAATCAAGGTTAAAGAGATCCTTAACCAATTGGGAAAAGACATACTGAAGATGGTCCTGGAAACCCAGGATGCTTATCTGGTTGAGCACCGGGAAGAACGTCCCGGTTGGGTGGTTGAGCGGCGTCAAGAAGAGAAACATGTGGTCACAGTCTTTGGAGAAATGAGCTATCATCGTACCTACTTTTACCATAAAGAAACCCAATCCTACGCTCATTTAGTTGACGACTATGCCGGATATAGCGCTGTAGGCCCTGAGCCCAAACTACAAGCAGCCCTTTGGGAACATATAAAGCGCAGTGACTTGGAAAAAGTAATGGTTGTATTGGATAAAGCCCAGAAACTCCGTCCAGAGCGCCAGAAAGCGATTACAAAAACGAAGCGGTACATTCGGGGGCAGTGGGATGGGATAGAAGCGCGTAACCGATACCGTGAAGAAGTGCAGGGATGCAGCGCAGAAGGACACGTAAGCCATATACTATCTGCCAGATTAAGCAAGCGGCCAGGGGGATGGAGCAAAGCAGGAGCCGAACAAATGGCCAGCCTTCGGGCAGCCAAAGCCAACGGGTTAAATATAAAGGAAATATACCTGGCCCAGCAAAAACAACCGGTAAAAGCATTACAGGTAGACGCAGAAAAACTAAAAAGGGCCAAGAGAACAATCCAAAGGAACGTGGCAATAGAAATGATTCGGAATATGCCCATCCTGAAAGGACCCCAGAGTCCATTGACCAAGGTCCTCAGGGCACTAGCCGCTACTGCATAG
- a CDS encoding type II toxin-antitoxin system prevent-host-death family antitoxin gives MIIKPSAAIRKNYNEISELCKKSGQPVYLTKNGEGDLVVMDIEAFARRESMLRLRENLVAAEESRLSGKSGYSIDEVSSMMKAAIKEVLDGQRG, from the coding sequence GTGATTATAAAGCCATCGGCTGCAATTCGAAAAAACTACAACGAGATTTCCGAGCTGTGCAAGAAGTCCGGACAGCCTGTGTACCTGACCAAAAACGGTGAGGGAGATTTGGTGGTGATGGATATTGAAGCCTTTGCCCGACGCGAAAGCATGCTGCGCCTCAGAGAAAATCTGGTTGCAGCCGAGGAAAGCCGGTTAAGCGGCAAAAGCGGTTATTCCATTGACGAGGTATCTTCCATGATGAAAGCAGCCATCAAGGAGGTACTGGATGGACAGCGAGGGTAA
- a CDS encoding type II toxin-antitoxin system RelE/ParE family toxin: MDSEGKIYKVIISDEAAQMLVSHSRFLAQVSEKAALDLVAEFSAKAKSLEKFPERNPWLSDPYIPAGKYRKLLIGKQYLLIYQIKGDTVYVDYVVDCRQDYGWLL; the protein is encoded by the coding sequence ATGGACAGCGAGGGTAAAATATACAAAGTGATTATCTCCGATGAGGCGGCGCAGATGCTGGTATCTCACTCCCGCTTTCTGGCCCAGGTCAGTGAAAAAGCCGCATTAGATCTCGTAGCCGAGTTCAGCGCGAAAGCAAAATCTCTGGAGAAATTTCCGGAGCGAAACCCTTGGCTCTCCGATCCTTACATTCCTGCCGGTAAGTACAGAAAACTCCTTATAGGCAAGCAGTATCTGCTCATTTACCAGATAAAGGGCGATACCGTTTATGTGGATTATGTGGTGGACTGCAGGCAGGATTACGGCTGGCTGTTGTAA
- a CDS encoding type II toxin-antitoxin system Phd/YefM family antitoxin, whose amino-acid sequence MNINTNSLVSITEANQNFSKVARLVDENGVAVILKNNVPRYIIIEFNECQAEEMAVDEDVKSIARRLITKHRTAFEELAK is encoded by the coding sequence ATGAATATTAACACAAACAGCCTTGTTTCCATTACCGAGGCCAATCAGAATTTTTCCAAGGTGGCGCGCTTGGTTGATGAGAATGGTGTTGCGGTCATTTTGAAAAACAATGTGCCGCGTTATATTATCATAGAGTTCAATGAATGTCAGGCTGAGGAAATGGCGGTTGACGAGGATGTGAAAAGTATAGCTCGCCGCCTGATCACAAAACACCGGACGGCGTTTGAGGAACTGGCTAAATGA
- a CDS encoding type II toxin-antitoxin system death-on-curing family toxin: MKRLSIPQIVMMHSALIKETGGLDGIRDENLLDSAVNAPFQTFGGEYVYKTLEAKEARLGYSLVKNHPFVDDNKRIGMLAMLVFWKSMASS; encoded by the coding sequence ATGAAAAGATTAAGCATCCCGCAAATCGTGATGATGCACAGCGCGTTGATCAAGGAAACCGGAGGATTGGACGGGATTCGTGACGAGAACCTGCTGGACTCGGCGGTCAACGCTCCATTTCAGACCTTTGGCGGTGAATATGTATATAAAACACTGGAGGCGAAGGAGGCGCGTTTGGGGTATTCTTTAGTAAAAAATCATCCCTTTGTTGATGACAACAAGAGAATCGGAATGCTTGCCATGCTGGTTTTCTGGAAATCAATGGCATCGAGCTAA
- a CDS encoding DUF4320 family protein, translating into MAGRSGIDGHTENADKDKGDAKKVNTFASELCREAEIADRVGSETSMRAQVLREKTGLDPAISWSKTGKIQLNEEFTVTVSHFFVLSVIFFIRDYLLVVVNAALP; encoded by the coding sequence ATCGCCGGTAGGAGCGGCATAGACGGTCATACAGAAAACGCTGATAAGGACAAGGGTGACGCAAAAAAGGTGAACACCTTTGCCTCAGAACTTTGCAGAGAAGCGGAGATTGCAGACAGGGTCGGCAGCGAAACCAGCATGCGGGCGCAGGTGCTGCGGGAAAAAACAGGACTTGATCCCGCCATTTCCTGGTCAAAGACCGGCAAAATCCAGCTCAATGAAGAGTTCACGGTGACCGTCAGCCATTTCTTTGTCTTGTCAGTTATATTCTTCATAAGAGATTACCTCCTTGTCGTAGTCAATGCTGCCCTCCCATGA